One stretch of Saccharopolyspora erythraea DNA includes these proteins:
- a CDS encoding HK97 gp10 family phage protein: MARYRPNHKGIAAYLRSSELADVTKAIAEDVARRAREKAPRSNNPEDGHYADGITVERDDSAGAKGDRVGFNVVATQGHPTLVEWGRKPGNGSPGYPGQHVMRDAAKEVTE, from the coding sequence GTGGCCCGATACCGCCCCAATCACAAGGGGATCGCCGCGTACCTCCGCAGTTCGGAACTCGCGGACGTCACGAAGGCCATCGCCGAAGACGTCGCCCGCCGCGCACGCGAGAAGGCGCCCCGCTCGAACAACCCCGAAGACGGCCATTACGCGGACGGAATCACTGTCGAACGAGACGACTCCGCCGGCGCCAAGGGTGACCGGGTCGGCTTCAACGTCGTGGCGACGCAAGGTCACCCGACGCTCGTGGAGTGGGGCCGCAAGCCTGGCAACGGGAGCCCCGGCTACCCGGGCCAACACGTCATGCGCGATGCCGCCAAGGAGGTGACCGAGTGA